In candidate division WOR-3 bacterium, the following are encoded in one genomic region:
- the chrA gene encoding chromate efflux transporter yields the protein MRPAVPLRQLALVFLKIGAFGFGGGAGMLALIRQEVVEKRRWLDDTELATAVAMGQMLPGPFVSNYAEYIGYRLAGIPGMVVSTVGLLLPGFVLILLLGIAYYRYGSLPIVQKAFTGIQPVVAGILAWATWTIGRTNIRSWRSALLALISAVALLFGGDILLVVLGCGLLAIFISGKPAHSSRTLLLLPLPYLITGSQTRPALPQLFRQAGELALVFFKMGTVIFGGGFAAIPFLQHEVVELRGWLTAREFIDAVAMGQMTPGPVALMATFIGYRVLGIPGALIATLGTFLPSALMLFGLIKGYDKIRNNSLIRSFLAGVLPAIVGMLFASTVFIARSSFTGLISVTTALLTLLLLLRFSVLQPVWLIIGGALLGLISS from the coding sequence GTGCGCCCTGCAGTCCCACTGCGCCAGCTGGCGCTGGTATTCCTCAAAATCGGCGCGTTCGGTTTCGGCGGCGGTGCCGGGATGCTGGCGCTGATCCGCCAGGAGGTTGTAGAAAAACGGCGCTGGCTTGATGATACGGAGCTGGCAACTGCGGTAGCAATGGGGCAGATGCTGCCCGGTCCGTTTGTCTCCAATTATGCAGAATACATCGGCTATCGTCTTGCCGGCATTCCGGGCATGGTGGTCAGCACCGTCGGTCTGCTTCTCCCGGGGTTTGTGCTCATTCTGCTTCTGGGTATTGCCTATTACCGTTATGGCAGTCTGCCAATCGTTCAGAAGGCATTTACCGGGATTCAGCCGGTAGTTGCCGGGATCCTCGCCTGGGCAACATGGACAATCGGACGCACCAATATCCGCAGCTGGCGGTCAGCACTGCTTGCCCTGATCTCAGCGGTCGCCCTGCTCTTCGGCGGCGACATTCTCCTGGTGGTCCTCGGCTGCGGTCTTTTGGCTATTTTCATTTCGGGAAAGCCGGCTCATTCGTCCCGGACCCTGCTCCTACTGCCCCTGCCGTATCTGATCACCGGCAGTCAGACACGCCCGGCGCTGCCCCAACTTTTCCGTCAGGCAGGGGAACTGGCACTGGTATTCTTCAAGATGGGCACGGTCATCTTCGGCGGCGGCTTTGCTGCCATTCCCTTTCTCCAGCACGAGGTGGTAGAACTGCGCGGCTGGCTCACTGCCCGCGAGTTCATTGATGCGGTGGCAATGGGGCAGATGACACCGGGCCCGGTTGCACTCATGGCAACCTTCATCGGCTACCGCGTCCTTGGAATTCCGGGCGCCCTGATTGCAACGCTGGGCACATTTCTCCCTTCCGCCCTGATGCTCTTCGGTCTGATTAAAGGTTACGATAAAATCAGAAACAATTCGCTGATCCGCTCATTTCTTGCCGGGGTTCTGCCGGCAATTGTCGGCATGCTCTTTGCCTCAACCGTTTTTATCGCCCGCAGTTCCTTTACCGGATTAATCTCTGTGACAACCGCCCTGCTCACGCTTCTGCTCCTGCTCCGCTTCTCAGTTCTGCAGCCGGTCTGGCTGATTATCGGCGGGGCGCTGCTGGGCCTGATTTCCTCTTGA
- a CDS encoding peptidylprolyl isomerase: MKRFRSVMIMGIRSAMILAFVMQFCVCRGGKNPAVASVNDVPISVEQLMAVIPKSYEPGNESAAVYQALEGLIDNELMVQEAERLGLDSIVAFPLELEKKGLVIYELFADIEEKTRPVTEQELRRVYDLLRYEVRCRVIAVRSPDTAEKIYQELTAGASFESLAVKYSIHPSRGRGGDLGYIQEYFIEEPLRSAVLGLKTGEWTRPVFFDSSYQIVQLLDRRPVAPPPPPFNESKQQLAEQIKISRRRQAANEYVQRLRQRLIYNPAGLRIFHKPVDSITEAEQEIWVAVRDSSKYVKVGRLLHIARQFPPGLDTAVRTYAIKRAIEDDLMFEDGLNRGLDRAPRVADQLNRLRRKLLYESLYSRVITSRITVSDEEVRQFYEAHRDRYPGELDAVAPLIRNNLFLERQERRWQEYRQELRSRSRIKLDEKKIKAVIHRLKSEKEKK, from the coding sequence ATGAAAAGATTTAGATCAGTGATGATCATGGGAATACGGAGTGCAATGATACTGGCATTCGTGATGCAGTTTTGTGTCTGCCGGGGCGGTAAGAATCCGGCAGTTGCATCAGTTAATGATGTACCGATCAGCGTTGAGCAGCTGATGGCGGTAATTCCCAAATCGTATGAGCCCGGAAACGAATCAGCTGCGGTCTATCAGGCGCTGGAGGGGTTGATAGATAACGAGTTGATGGTTCAGGAGGCGGAGCGGTTGGGGCTAGATTCGATAGTTGCCTTCCCGCTGGAACTGGAGAAGAAGGGGCTGGTGATTTATGAGCTGTTTGCGGATATTGAGGAGAAGACCAGACCGGTTACTGAACAGGAACTCCGGCGGGTTTATGATCTGCTGAGATATGAGGTGCGCTGCCGGGTAATTGCGGTCCGGAGTCCGGATACCGCCGAGAAGATTTATCAGGAGTTGACTGCCGGCGCCAGTTTTGAGTCGCTGGCGGTCAAATACTCAATTCACCCGAGTCGGGGACGCGGCGGCGATCTGGGATATATCCAGGAGTATTTCATTGAGGAGCCGTTGCGCAGTGCAGTCCTGGGGTTAAAGACCGGGGAGTGGACCAGACCGGTATTTTTTGATTCGAGTTATCAGATTGTTCAGCTTTTGGACCGCCGGCCGGTTGCGCCGCCTCCGCCTCCTTTTAATGAATCGAAGCAGCAGCTGGCAGAGCAGATAAAGATATCCCGGCGCCGGCAGGCGGCAAACGAGTATGTTCAGCGATTGCGACAGCGGCTGATATATAATCCGGCAGGACTGCGGATTTTTCACAAGCCGGTTGATTCGATTACCGAAGCCGAGCAGGAGATCTGGGTGGCGGTGCGGGATTCGAGCAAGTATGTGAAGGTGGGAAGATTGCTTCATATTGCCCGGCAGTTCCCTCCCGGTCTGGATACTGCGGTGCGGACCTATGCGATTAAAAGGGCAATTGAGGATGATCTGATGTTCGAGGATGGATTAAATCGCGGTCTGGATCGTGCGCCCCGAGTAGCGGACCAGTTGAACCGGCTGCGCCGGAAGCTGCTATACGAATCACTTTACAGCCGGGTGATTACCAGCAGAATTACCGTCAGTGATGAAGAGGTGCGGCAGTTTTATGAAGCCCACCGGGACCGGTATCCGGGAGAGCTGGATGCGGTGGCGCCACTGATTCGGAATAATCTCTTTCTGGAGCGGCAGGAACGCCGGTGGCAGGAGTATCGGCAGGAGTTGCGTTCCCGGAGCCGGATAAAGCTCGACGAAAAGAAAATAAAGGCGGTGATTCACCGCCTGAAATCAGAAAAGGAGAAAAAATAA
- a CDS encoding aspartate-semialdehyde dehydrogenase has product MKKIGIAGATGLVGETLLRLLEASDYEITDLRLFASKRSAGSIIRFRDREIEVREVTAEEFEGLEIAFFCLENELAREFVPEVARFCPVIDKSSEFRLVPDVPLVVPEVNPEALKGHKNIIANPNCTTIPLVVVLYPLHQQFGLKEVFLATYQSVSGAGRAALEQFFYETEFVALRQNPDTGGSPFVCQIADNVIPAIGSIDEQGVSSEEKKTVLESRKILGLPELKVNSTCVRVPVAVGHSLAVTCRFERRVDPAEARDVLNKAPGLVLKADSELATPVQCRNKNDVYVSRVRQGATEYDLSLWICTDNLRKGAATNALQIAEQLLDK; this is encoded by the coding sequence ATGAAGAAGATCGGCATTGCGGGTGCTACCGGTCTGGTAGGCGAAACCCTGCTCCGGCTGCTCGAGGCTTCCGATTACGAAATTACCGATCTGCGCCTTTTTGCCTCAAAGCGCAGTGCCGGGAGCATAATCCGGTTCCGCGACCGGGAGATTGAGGTCAGGGAGGTCACGGCTGAGGAGTTTGAAGGTCTTGAGATTGCCTTTTTCTGCCTGGAGAATGAACTTGCCCGGGAGTTCGTGCCGGAAGTAGCAAGATTCTGTCCGGTGATTGATAAATCAAGCGAGTTCCGGCTTGTGCCGGATGTGCCGCTGGTTGTGCCGGAGGTGAATCCGGAGGCGTTAAAGGGACATAAGAATATCATTGCGAACCCGAACTGCACCACGATTCCACTGGTGGTGGTGTTGTATCCTCTGCATCAGCAGTTCGGATTGAAGGAGGTTTTTCTTGCTACATACCAGTCGGTTTCCGGGGCAGGCCGGGCAGCACTGGAGCAGTTTTTCTATGAGACCGAGTTTGTTGCCCTGAGGCAGAACCCGGATACTGGCGGGAGTCCGTTTGTCTGTCAGATTGCCGACAATGTTATTCCCGCAATCGGCAGTATTGATGAGCAAGGAGTGAGCAGTGAGGAGAAGAAGACCGTGCTCGAGAGCAGAAAGATTCTGGGTCTGCCGGAATTGAAAGTCAATTCAACCTGCGTGCGGGTACCGGTTGCGGTCGGGCATTCTTTGGCGGTAACCTGCAGGTTTGAGCGCCGGGTTGATCCGGCAGAGGCAAGGGATGTTCTGAACAAAGCCCCTGGCCTCGTGCTGAAGGCGGACAGCGAGCTGGCGACACCGGTGCAGTGCAGAAACAAAAATGATGTGTATGTCAGCCGGGTGCGGCAGGGTGCAACCGAATATGATCTAAGTCTCTGGATCTGCACGGACAATCTGCGCAAGGGGGCAGCGACCAATGCCCTGCAGATTGCCGAGCAGTTGCTGGATAAGTAA
- a CDS encoding metallophosphoesterase, giving the protein MNMKMVVAVALYTLLQSSVLARFLKSPYIQSLTDSSVVICWEQLAPTPGRIDYGLTPQLEFTKYDTSTVGLHLVHLSQLLSDTVYYYRIVTPTDTSPVCRFRTLSISRHALRLLVYGDSRTDSTAHQAVVNRMLTLNPLPAILVNTGDLTENGSDSCYQIFFNITAGLLCQTCLFPVLGNHDIRNIDNYFRFFVLPGNERYYSFRYGICIFIMLDNYSEIQPGSAQYEWLIQTLQSAQHDTTVRHKFVILHEPPYTTNQAHPGNEEVQRYLCPLFEQFQVTAIFSGHIHAYEHSLINGIHYFTTGGGGAPLHTRWYEPAPWTVYREAVYQFMLVDVNGDTVITYGIRADGTEFDTTLIFQPQGVNGADRENYFRPELQVSSPGTGVIRMNLLSVTPAVISIYDLLGRKRAEFNHPSTPSGLNTITWHAPGPGCYFLILKTPAHTRYRRLTVF; this is encoded by the coding sequence ATGAACATGAAAATGGTGGTTGCAGTTGCTTTGTATACCCTGTTACAGTCGTCAGTTTTGGCCCGTTTTCTGAAATCTCCTTACATCCAGAGTCTTACCGATTCTTCCGTCGTCATCTGCTGGGAACAGCTGGCGCCAACACCGGGACGCATTGACTACGGACTTACCCCTCAACTTGAGTTTACCAAATATGACACAAGCACTGTTGGTCTGCACCTGGTTCATCTTTCTCAACTTCTCTCGGACACAGTTTACTATTACCGGATAGTCACTCCGACTGACACATCGCCGGTCTGCAGATTCCGCACCCTGTCGATCAGCCGGCATGCGCTCCGCCTCTTGGTCTATGGCGACTCGCGCACCGACAGCACCGCGCACCAGGCAGTAGTGAACCGCATGCTCACCCTTAATCCGTTGCCCGCGATCCTTGTGAACACCGGTGATCTGACCGAAAACGGTTCTGACTCCTGCTATCAGATTTTCTTCAATATTACTGCGGGCCTCCTTTGCCAGACCTGCCTCTTTCCGGTCTTGGGAAATCATGACATCCGTAACATCGACAACTACTTCCGTTTCTTCGTTCTGCCCGGTAACGAACGCTACTACTCCTTCCGTTATGGTATCTGCATCTTCATCATGCTTGACAACTATTCGGAAATCCAGCCCGGGAGTGCTCAATATGAATGGCTGATACAGACTCTTCAGAGTGCTCAGCATGACACCACTGTCCGGCATAAATTTGTCATTCTGCACGAACCTCCTTATACCACCAATCAGGCCCATCCCGGCAATGAAGAGGTTCAGCGTTACCTGTGCCCGCTGTTTGAGCAGTTTCAGGTAACCGCGATATTTTCCGGTCATATCCACGCCTACGAGCATTCACTGATAAATGGTATCCACTATTTTACCACCGGCGGTGGCGGCGCACCGCTCCACACCCGCTGGTATGAACCGGCACCCTGGACGGTCTACCGGGAGGCAGTGTATCAATTCATGCTTGTCGATGTCAATGGTGATACTGTAATTACTTATGGTATCAGAGCTGATGGCACCGAATTCGACACTACTCTTATTTTCCAGCCTCAGGGCGTTAACGGCGCTGATCGTGAAAATTACTTTCGACCGGAATTGCAGGTGTCCAGTCCCGGTACCGGCGTTATCAGAATGAACCTTTTATCAGTCACGCCGGCGGTAATTTCAATTTATGATCTCCTCGGCCGAAAAAGAGCGGAATTTAACCACCCCTCAACCCCTTCCGGGCTCAACACCATTACCTGGCATGCTCCCGGCCCGGGCTGTTATTTCCTGATATTGAAAACGCCCGCTCACACCCGATACCGGCGTCTGACGGTCTTCTGA
- a CDS encoding M1 family metallopeptidase: MHPVPRQALIPTPLGSHSFDVRHYRLDIELTMSDAGYRCHEQVEIKSNVSLLDSFTLDFAGLVCDSVKHQGLAVQFDTAPGVLRIWLSQPLPRGESTVVDIFFHREPTAPQIGFFFAQPPTVLHAHAMTCGCPRDNHYWFACWDWPADKAEQGCAINLILPDTFQGCANGMLDSVTVVPGGKRVWWWRHPYPIATYLMTFSASRFARWDTVVTTLNGDTVPLVYFMWPRDSAATRTGYRFVPDMMRYFSAPDRFGAYPFERFGLVPGYYGFPWGGMEHQTQVMLHPSYIGGGGEAIICHELSHMWWGDMVTHQEYADVWLNEGFASWAECLYMGHLNGRSYFQNYIAGKARQYFTQHRSRDFPIYNPPWSEIYNYGIIYCKGSWVLRMLQFVCGDTAWEQPGVFFRALRSYADSFRYGTATTEIFRRIVERETGRDLRQFFDEWVYDRGYPKFRLFWSKERSGDSWDVAVRVVQQNDTNSRQVFVIPFPLQVNCLGESIRVQADVQDSVYTARFRMLREPVGITPDPDNWILDSCYVSQVGVEELAGEVKINQGMVRIINNPSRKGIRLECYGGAPDIIELFDCGGRRIGTFSREQNERMRTVWLAVPNGVYYVRTVFCKQVERLKVVVLN; encoded by the coding sequence TTGCACCCGGTTCCCCGGCAGGCACTCATCCCGACACCTCTTGGCTCCCACTCATTTGATGTGCGACATTACCGGCTGGATATTGAGCTGACGATGAGCGATGCGGGTTACCGCTGTCACGAGCAGGTGGAAATAAAGAGTAATGTCAGCCTGCTGGACAGTTTTACGCTGGATTTTGCCGGGCTGGTATGTGATTCAGTAAAACATCAGGGGTTGGCGGTGCAGTTTGATACCGCACCCGGTGTGTTGCGCATCTGGCTTTCCCAGCCGCTCCCCCGGGGAGAGTCAACAGTGGTTGACATATTCTTTCACCGGGAGCCAACCGCTCCCCAGATCGGATTTTTCTTTGCCCAGCCGCCAACCGTGCTCCATGCCCATGCGATGACCTGCGGCTGTCCGCGGGATAATCATTACTGGTTTGCCTGCTGGGACTGGCCGGCGGATAAGGCGGAGCAGGGCTGTGCGATTAACCTTATCCTTCCGGATACATTTCAGGGGTGTGCGAACGGAATGCTGGATTCGGTAACGGTCGTGCCGGGCGGTAAAAGGGTCTGGTGGTGGCGCCATCCCTATCCGATTGCAACCTATCTGATGACATTTTCAGCATCAAGGTTTGCCCGGTGGGATACGGTTGTTACTACCCTGAATGGCGATACCGTGCCGCTGGTTTATTTCATGTGGCCCAGGGATTCGGCTGCGACCCGGACCGGCTACCGGTTCGTGCCCGATATGATGCGTTACTTCTCCGCACCAGACCGGTTTGGGGCATATCCGTTTGAGCGTTTCGGGCTCGTCCCGGGTTATTACGGGTTTCCTTGGGGCGGAATGGAGCATCAGACGCAGGTGATGCTCCATCCGAGTTACATCGGCGGCGGGGGCGAGGCGATCATCTGTCATGAGCTGTCCCATATGTGGTGGGGTGATATGGTGACCCATCAGGAATATGCGGATGTGTGGCTGAATGAGGGGTTTGCTTCCTGGGCGGAATGCCTTTACATGGGACACCTGAATGGCAGAAGCTATTTCCAGAATTACATTGCCGGCAAGGCGCGGCAGTATTTTACTCAGCATCGAAGCCGGGATTTCCCGATCTATAATCCGCCCTGGAGTGAGATTTACAATTACGGAATAATTTACTGCAAGGGCTCCTGGGTATTGAGGATGTTACAGTTTGTCTGCGGAGACACCGCATGGGAACAGCCGGGGGTTTTCTTCCGGGCATTGCGGTCCTACGCCGATTCATTCCGTTACGGGACAGCGACGACTGAAATTTTCCGGCGGATAGTAGAACGGGAGACCGGCAGGGACCTGAGGCAGTTTTTTGATGAGTGGGTTTATGATCGGGGGTATCCGAAGTTTCGACTCTTCTGGAGCAAGGAGCGGTCCGGGGATTCATGGGATGTGGCAGTGAGAGTTGTTCAACAGAATGATACTAATTCCCGGCAGGTGTTTGTAATTCCGTTTCCCCTGCAGGTTAATTGCCTCGGGGAAAGTATCAGGGTGCAGGCGGATGTTCAGGATTCGGTTTACACCGCGCGATTCAGGATGTTACGGGAGCCGGTCGGGATTACACCGGACCCAGATAACTGGATTCTTGACAGCTGCTATGTGAGTCAGGTTGGGGTTGAAGAGTTGGCGGGAGAAGTAAAGATTAATCAGGGGATGGTCAGGATAATTAACAATCCGAGCCGAAAAGGGATACGGCTGGAATGTTACGGAGGGGCACCAGATATTATTGAGCTATTTGACTGTGGGGGGAGGCGCATTGGCACCTTCAGCCGGGAACAGAATGAGCGGATGCGAACGGTATGGCTGGCGGTTCCGAACGGTGTTTACTATGTCCGAACGGTTTTTTGTAAGCAGGTGGAGCGGTTGAAAGTTGTTGTGCTGAACTGA
- a CDS encoding C25 family cysteine peptidase, with product MTASLLFVFFLTLAGNTNLRLIESDARHLVLEFNPESVFIAPDRNAVTVPGTVPVVKPGEPDLPGLRILLGCPQTGAIRLSTEIENLQEFSDVTVPPAPALSEKQTATSAVFTQDRFFPENWAEIETVETIRNIRVARLRLNPLRFNPIRKKLRTARLRVIINFTEPPKDNYAPDPLDSLLSTTMINGSQAINWKLPLAPDSINFFTRFSQWYQVRTETTGIYRLTYTQLRNAGIEPATIDPRTIHLFTLGPHPLNGPYPDTMIELPILVPGETDGRFDPQDHIIFYAQSPSWWNDSLTRWRENYYTRYQTFWLTWGGDNGRRMEAIAVGAEAPVNRARTRVRLEQDLLCPARGGLLWLWERYTTAGEPYHCQLILPGRDTIKSLAVRFYGKSEQPTAYRALIRLNGELLDTVAIIAQSRGCPPNTFVFESLPGPAAASSRTIDTLTVELLSAGDVYLDYIEVDYLTRLELSAQNPELTFYTTAPVQLSVAGVDPATMILDITDPWQPRCFTGITGNTASLLLTASINRIFAARATAFRAPQLQRRNPGNLRLPEETADYYIIAPDQFLAPARLLADYRSGKIPGIANGRARAVALSQIYDDYAFGMEEPGAIKAFLRAKRPAYGLLLGDATYDYKDNLKLNPPPGVPAYEIGFDLDYEVYNEYVRALDAWYADFDGEGSGPDMILARFTARTPQQVRQFLEKLRRYETQQPDLWTRRFLLLADDEFLGDVSKPESFAHLYNCENIAALIGERLDIEKLYLTEYKLEGPNSKPRAGTELIRLLNQGTLLWCYFGHGAGFQLAHERVFHIDDVPRVRNATRLPVAFFGSCGVGRFEDTRYESIAEELVRSGEGCIATMGASKATYSGGNEGFARIFFSKLLENPAQPIGAAFYPAWLTYNLYILFGDPTLRIHLPAATGTIAVNPETLNPGAVVSWSTASEMSGWFALRATEAWRHRFYRSTVGSASYDLPAGEVFRLTGRFRDSITGTFIVPRLDFPDTVVVDNGWYARLRNTCRLTGLVWNDTILRALISDSLYLSPDPVQIADSQPPEILLSADNNLLRPGDTTRVPRRFRLSGRLTDPAGLLLIPNLEKSLSLFINDRTRRVELADLFRYDDQRGNSGTFSLPVELDQPLDSLVLTATDNCLNTRTAVYFLKTDLREELRLDSCLVYPNPVARRAYFTFILSRPATVTVKIYTIAGRLVRILGPVECPFGYNQIEWDGLDRDGSPLANGIYLYKIDARAGDLSGATLQIRSTTYRDKFIVRN from the coding sequence ATGACCGCATCCCTTTTGTTTGTCTTTTTTTTAACACTCGCCGGTAACACGAATCTGCGGCTGATCGAATCCGACGCCCGCCACCTTGTGCTTGAATTCAATCCCGAGTCGGTGTTCATCGCACCAGACCGCAATGCGGTAACCGTCCCCGGAACCGTTCCTGTCGTAAAACCCGGTGAACCTGATCTGCCCGGGTTGAGAATTCTGCTCGGCTGTCCTCAAACCGGGGCGATCCGGCTCAGCACCGAGATTGAAAACCTGCAGGAATTTTCCGATGTCACCGTTCCGCCCGCCCCCGCACTCAGTGAAAAGCAGACAGCGACCTCTGCGGTCTTCACTCAGGACCGGTTCTTTCCTGAAAACTGGGCAGAAATTGAGACGGTGGAAACCATTCGCAACATCCGCGTCGCCCGGCTCCGCCTCAACCCGCTCCGCTTCAACCCCATTCGGAAAAAACTCCGCACTGCCCGGCTGCGTGTAATCATCAACTTCACCGAACCGCCGAAGGATAATTATGCTCCGGATCCGCTCGATTCTCTTCTGAGCACCACTATGATTAACGGCTCTCAGGCGATAAACTGGAAACTCCCGCTTGCCCCTGACTCAATAAACTTCTTTACCCGTTTCAGTCAGTGGTACCAGGTCCGGACCGAAACCACCGGCATCTACCGCCTGACCTACACCCAGCTCAGAAATGCCGGCATCGAGCCCGCAACCATTGACCCCCGCACCATTCACCTCTTCACCCTCGGACCCCATCCGCTTAACGGACCATATCCGGACACCATGATTGAACTCCCGATACTGGTGCCGGGTGAAACCGATGGCAGATTTGACCCGCAGGACCATATCATCTTCTATGCCCAGTCGCCGTCATGGTGGAACGACTCGCTGACCCGCTGGAGGGAAAATTACTATACCCGCTACCAGACCTTCTGGCTCACCTGGGGTGGTGATAACGGCAGAAGAATGGAGGCAATTGCGGTCGGAGCGGAAGCACCGGTGAATCGTGCCCGCACCCGGGTCCGGCTGGAACAGGACCTGCTCTGTCCGGCACGGGGCGGTCTGCTCTGGCTCTGGGAGCGCTATACAACCGCCGGCGAACCCTATCACTGTCAGCTCATCCTTCCCGGGCGCGACACCATTAAAAGTCTTGCCGTCCGCTTTTATGGCAAGAGTGAACAGCCGACCGCATATCGGGCGCTCATCCGTCTTAACGGGGAACTGCTGGATACCGTGGCGATCATTGCCCAGAGCCGCGGCTGTCCGCCCAATACCTTTGTGTTTGAAAGTCTGCCCGGTCCTGCCGCCGCCTCCAGCCGGACCATTGACACCCTGACGGTGGAACTGCTCAGTGCGGGCGATGTCTATCTTGACTACATTGAAGTCGATTACCTCACCCGGCTGGAACTCAGCGCCCAGAATCCGGAACTCACATTTTACACCACCGCCCCGGTCCAGCTCAGTGTCGCCGGCGTCGATCCGGCAACCATGATCCTTGACATCACTGACCCCTGGCAACCCCGGTGCTTCACCGGCATCACCGGTAACACCGCTTCCCTGCTCCTCACCGCTTCCATCAACCGCATCTTTGCCGCCCGCGCCACTGCCTTCCGCGCACCTCAACTCCAGCGGCGCAACCCTGGCAACCTCCGTCTTCCGGAAGAAACCGCTGACTACTACATCATTGCTCCGGACCAGTTTCTGGCTCCTGCCCGGCTCCTGGCGGATTACCGCAGCGGGAAAATACCCGGCATTGCCAACGGCCGGGCACGGGCGGTTGCCCTCAGCCAGATTTACGATGACTACGCCTTCGGTATGGAGGAGCCGGGGGCAATCAAGGCATTCCTGCGGGCAAAGCGCCCCGCCTACGGACTGCTCCTCGGCGATGCCACCTATGACTACAAAGACAATCTCAAACTCAACCCGCCGCCCGGTGTGCCCGCCTATGAGATCGGCTTTGACCTTGATTACGAAGTTTACAACGAATATGTCCGGGCGCTTGATGCCTGGTATGCCGACTTTGACGGCGAAGGGTCGGGCCCGGACATGATCCTCGCCCGTTTCACCGCCCGCACCCCGCAGCAGGTCCGCCAGTTTCTGGAAAAGCTCCGCCGGTATGAGACCCAGCAGCCTGATCTCTGGACCCGGCGCTTCCTCCTGCTGGCGGATGATGAATTTCTCGGTGATGTCAGCAAACCCGAATCATTCGCACATCTCTATAACTGTGAGAACATTGCCGCCCTCATCGGCGAACGGCTGGACATCGAAAAACTTTACCTCACGGAATACAAACTTGAAGGTCCCAATTCCAAACCCCGTGCCGGTACTGAACTCATCCGCCTGCTCAATCAGGGCACACTCCTCTGGTGCTATTTCGGTCATGGTGCCGGCTTCCAGCTGGCACACGAGCGGGTGTTTCATATTGACGATGTCCCCCGGGTCCGCAACGCCACCCGTCTGCCGGTCGCCTTCTTCGGCTCCTGCGGAGTCGGCAGATTTGAAGACACCCGCTACGAATCAATTGCGGAAGAGCTGGTGCGCAGTGGTGAAGGCTGTATCGCCACGATGGGTGCATCAAAGGCGACCTACTCCGGCGGTAATGAGGGCTTTGCCCGGATCTTTTTCTCCAAACTGCTGGAAAATCCGGCTCAGCCCATCGGCGCCGCCTTCTATCCTGCCTGGCTCACCTACAACCTCTATATCCTCTTCGGCGACCCGACCCTGCGCATCCACCTGCCCGCTGCCACCGGCACCATTGCGGTTAATCCGGAAACCCTGAACCCCGGTGCTGTGGTCAGCTGGTCCACAGCATCGGAAATGAGCGGATGGTTTGCTCTCCGCGCCACCGAAGCCTGGCGCCACCGTTTCTACCGTTCAACGGTTGGCAGCGCCAGCTATGATCTGCCCGCTGGGGAAGTCTTCCGGCTGACCGGAAGATTCCGGGATTCAATTACCGGCACATTTATCGTCCCCCGGCTTGATTTTCCGGACACGGTGGTTGTGGACAACGGCTGGTACGCCCGGCTGCGCAACACCTGCCGGCTCACCGGTCTGGTCTGGAACGACACAATCCTCAGGGCGCTGATCTCCGACTCCCTCTACCTGAGCCCGGACCCGGTCCAGATTGCCGATTCCCAGCCACCCGAGATTTTGCTCTCTGCCGACAATAACCTGCTCCGTCCTGGTGACACGACCCGGGTGCCGCGCCGCTTCCGCCTCAGCGGCAGACTCACCGACCCGGCAGGGCTCCTTTTAATTCCGAATCTGGAAAAAAGCCTCAGTCTGTTTATCAACGACCGCACCCGCCGGGTGGAACTTGCCGACCTGTTCCGCTACGACGATCAGCGGGGCAACTCCGGCACCTTCTCCCTGCCGGTTGAACTGGACCAGCCGCTGGACTCGCTTGTCCTGACCGCCACCGACAACTGCCTGAACACCCGCACCGCGGTCTATTTTCTGAAAACCGATCTTAGGGAAGAGCTCCGGCTCGACTCCTGTCTTGTCTACCCCAATCCGGTTGCGCGCCGGGCATACTTCACCTTCATCCTCTCCCGGCCTGCGACCGTAACAGTTAAAATTTACACCATCGCCGGCAGACTGGTGCGCATTCTCGGTCCGGTCGAATGCCCCTTCGGCTACAACCAGATTGAATGGGACGGGCTGGACCGCGATGGCAGTCCGCTTGCCAACGGCATCTATCTCTACAAGATTGACGCCCGGGCTGGTGACCTCTCCGGTGCCACGCTCCAGATCCGCTCCACCACCTATCGGGACAAATTCATCGTCCGCAACTAA